tttccatttaaagGGGGTGGAAAAACCACTGACCCTTTTTAATTGAGTTTTGAGTTTGGGGGAGCCTTTTCAAGTCTTTTCCCTGCAGATGCTTGGGTGGCCCCCGAATTCACTTGCTGCCACTTCCTTGGGGGAGGGGACCCACTATTTCTAGAATCGTTTCCCCCACTCTCTCCCTGCCTTATTTCCcaccccttcttctcttccttcacctACCTGTCATCATAGGTAAGTCAAGCAGTGCAGTGAGCCTGCAgtcaagaagacccgagttccACTGTAGCTGACTGGCTgggttaccctgggcaagtcatttaacctatttgtctcagtttcctcaactggtaCAAATGAGGATTGTAACAGCTCCTACCTTACAGATTGGAAAAGAACTTTAGCCCAAGGTGATGATCGACCATGATAGGCTCagctctcctcagcagtacaataatcaaagataattctaagggACTTGgcatggaaaatactatccacatccagaaaaagaattagggaatctgaatgcagaccaacacatactattttccattaaaaaacatttttcttttgctatctcacgattttttgttcccttttgttctgattcttctttcccaacatgatgaatatggaaatatgtttaacatagttttgGATGTATAActcactgccaagggaagtgaagggaagggagaaaattataacactcaaaatcttacaaaaaaagacGAATGTTTCAAACACATAGTtggaataactttttaaaaaagaacattgcccaaggtcaggcatcatagattgtaaactccttgaactAAGGAACCTGTATCTATATCCATAGCACAGAGGTCACAGTAGGagcttactaaatatttattcacAGATTGAATGACATAATAggcatttgttaaatgcttatttccttctatccttctaGCTAGGTTCAGGAAAAATTTCAGAGAAGAGCTGGTATCTGAACTTAGTATTAGAAGGGACGATTTCAGTTCGCAGAAATGGCAGAGTCCATTCAAGTAGGCTGAAATGGAGATAAGACTAGACAGAACTAGATAAGGTCTGAGTGAGGGTGGACTCTAGTCAGATTGGAAAGAAGACCAGAAAGGGtggctggtgactttgcccagccGTCCTTCCgtaaatccaatttacatattCATCATTCAATCACCTCCTGGAAggacaatccccccccccccccccggagctTATTTTCTAATGGTGAAAGAATATATAAAAGGATGCTGGAACGTGTATTTGTGTAACAGACTAGGGGAAGGGGTGGAAAGCAAGAGCTCCCAATCTGAGGggcattgtaaaaaaaaaaggatgatggCATCTCAGTTCCTCTACCATTTGTAAGTTGCACCCAGTGAGCGGAGAATGTTGGTCCTGGCCCTCTGGGGAATCTAGTGTTAAGTGTAAGccctcggggcggctaggtggcacagtggatagagcacaggccctggagtcaggagtaccagagttcaaatccagtctcagacatttactaattacctagttgtgtggccttgggcaagccatataaccctatttgccttgcaaaaaaaaaaagccaaaaccttaaaaaaaagtaagcactAGCCAACCCCCTTAATATGGTCCTACactattctttccctccctctctccactcACTTGTCCCAAATCCACTGCCCTTTTATAGACTATAAGCTCCTGGAGGTCAGGGACTGGTCCATTTTTGACATATTTTGTGACACAAACTTGGTGTAGATTGAGCGCAGCGGGGCCTCAGAGAAACCCTGACAGCAGATGGGCATTGTTCTTAACTGTGCCAATCTCAAGAAGGAATCTGGGGCCTGCCTTGTTCCTTTGGGGGTTGGACTGAGGAACAGGAGCTACCCAACAGTGGAAGAGCATCCAGGGCCTTCCTTACTTTGGATTTCAACGAGGTTCAGTACTTCGTGATAACAGGAACATGTAGGATCTGGAGGACCAAGGAGACTTGGCTCAGATTCAGCTTAGAGAAATACAAGTCTTTGGCACAGGacactatttctattttttttttttttttgccataaatGAACAGCAACAAATATTGATAAGCTGGTGATGAGTTTTGGGGGAAAATGCAATATTTGGATAAGGCACGGCCCCTAGCTTACAGTCCAGGTGAGGGTAAAGATACAAGTAAGGAAAACTCTTAATACTCACATTGTCAGAATAAAGTGCTATGGATGGTCCAGGAAGACCAGAAGAGTATTATTTATTTGCAGTGAatgaattaaaagaatgaaaaagcatttattatccCTTATTATGTGcaaagtgctggggatataaatataaaagttttcttttctcaaagagctgggttagggcagttaggtggtgtgatgagtcctgaagtcaggaggacctgagtacaaatccagcctcagacacttaatgattatctagctgtgtcactttgggcaagacacttaactccattgccttgcaaaaaagcaaaaaaaaaaaaaaaaaaaaaaagagttcaatcTAATCTGGGGAGATAACTCATATGTATGGAAGGTTTTAGTGTAGGTCAGACAGAAAGATTCTACCTGGATCTTAAGTGGCCACAAAGCAGATAGGAATGTCTCCTTTCATTAATGTCATTCCCACTGATTAAATCTCCTTAGTTTATAATGCTGAAGCATTTACTCTAGTTAAAGATTTTGGTGATGAGGGTTTTTAGCAGATATGGTTGCAGCACCAACAGCAGCAGCTGCAAACCATCTCCCTAGGATGAGGGCAACTAGGCCTGGGCTGGAATCAGGGAGGGGCTATGTGGAGGAAGTGGCACATGAATTTGTTAGAATGAAGTGTGGGGAAGAGGACTTCAGCACCTAATAATAAAATGCTGTCTTGGGAATTCCTCttcagcaccccccccccccacaattgaTTCAATTAATAGATAAACAACATcaactatgaatatttatattacaaaaaagttaaaattgtaAGAATGTACCCCTTTCAGACTAGAAAATCTGCAGGTTTTTAAAGGGCAAATTATGGAGGATTCCACTCAGACAGTATTTGTCTTTTTCTGGGCCATGAGGTTCTTCAGAATTGAGTGGATAATTCTATTCCTACAAAAGGATGAGACTTTTGAGTTTACTTTACACATGAAAAAGTCCGCAGGGACAATGGACTTGACCCTAAGGCAAAAAAGCTTAGTCATTGATTTTTATATACCAAATGATGAAACTTTAGAATTAAAAAACTAGAGAATTCTGATCCCCAGATCTGTTTGTCTGGTTATAGCCtagtttttacagatgaagatttGGGATGTAAGTAGACTGGGTCATCTTAAGTTAGGGTGAAGCTTACTGAGAAGACCCAACCCTGAGCCAAGAATTTCGGTCAAAAGCACAGACTGTCTACTTTCCCTTGATGCCTGGGAGATGACAAGCCCCAAAGTCAAGCCTCCGAGGAAGCAGAACTGGAGAGACTTCCAATTCCTTGAACCTTCTTACAGAGTACAGCAGTTTAATAGCCCAGCCAAGGATTCTGGCTGAACCTGATGCTAGAACCTGTCCACTAACAAGTAAGCCCAGCTGAGCAAATTGTCCCATACAGCAAGCCAGTTTTGAATGAAGAGACATCTAGGAATAAGTTGCCTCACTTCTTGTACTGTTTGTACTCAGGCTTTTGACAGGTATGGGCCAGGGAAGCTCGCTTTATGGGGCAgatgttattactattttctaCACCAATTTGAGCAAAATGCCGTTACTGTTTAATTTTCTTTGGGGTTTATAAACTGCAGTTTCACTAAGATGATGCCTTGAAACATGGGAGGAGTCACCTCTGGTCAGAGCAAGTTGGAGACTCTTGGCAGTGCCACAGGCTGAGACTGCTCTCAGGCTCTAGGCCATTCCCATTCAACAACTGGTTTCTCTCCCAAGAACAAACTCAGAAAAGCCTCATCTAACCAAGACAAGACAGCTGCCTCATTGATCTGGGTTTCCCATTCAGTCCTATGTTCTAGTTGTCTTTTCCTTACCATTAGCCTACAATTTACTTTATGGGGAGGGAACTGTCTTTGTTTCTTATGTGCAAGGGCccaatttcatctttgtattctcaCTGCCTAACAATGCTGAACGCATGATAGGGATGAGATGAGCTGTGGCTTCATTTGTAAGAGATTTTCTGGTTAAAGAACTTCCCTCTACCAATGTATGTCAGTGCTTTCTGGGGGCATAGAGGCAAAGGTACCagaacccagggtcacacagttggccAGAACCTCTCAGTCAGGACTTGAAACAGTGTCCCTGACTTCTGGAGCAGCTACAGCCCCCAACTACCTTTCTGCTTGGTACATTGGccctagagctggaagggacatgaCCATTCTAGATCCACCTCTTCTTGATACggaggaggaaacagaggccctGGAAGGTATactgacttggtcaaggtcacttCATGTCCAAGGTGAGCCAGagagctctttccactgtagGAAGGGAGGTCcctgtctcattttctcttgcCCATCACCATCAAGCCTATGAATGGTCCAGTTCCTTTCAAGATGAAGACAGGGCTACAAGGCTGTCCTGGCTGTCACTCCATACAGGGAGGACTCTGCCCCTTGGGAACCACTCCTGGAAGAACCCAAGCAGAATGTAAGTCACCTTGAAGCCAGGGTTGTGCTCTGTGAGAAGCTTCATGGGTTCCATACAAGTCTGCTTCCAATGCCCAGCTCCTTCGCCAACATCCCCTCAGGCTGCTCAGTTCAGTACTTCCTAGGAAgcctatttctccttttttctcttattcttttaaggcaataggattgcCCAAGCTAGGTTAATTACTatctgaaaatgaatttgaattcaggttctcctgactctagggctagtgctctattcactgcaccacctagctactccttcTTTCTTCATTGTCCTACAACCTGGATCTCAGCTCTGCCTTTTACCTCCCTTACTGATGGGAAGCTCCCTAAAGACAGACAGCCACAGTTCTGACCCTGGGATCTGAATTTAGTATTATCCCAACTCCAGAGAAGGGGGTCTTAAAGGCTTCACTAGTCTACCCAAGTGGTTCAGAACACAAAGGAGCCTATTTCAGTCTACTGATGCCACATCACATTTAATCCTCCCAACCCCCTTCCACAGCAAGGATAACATTCCCAGTCCTGTCTACAAGCCCTCCCACCCAGACTGGCCTGTCAAAACCTCTTCTTGAAATTCCACTCAGTGAATTTACCCCATACTCTAAATGTGTTGACAGGGGCACAGAGGGATGACCACTTCCCTCACTGTGGGTGCCTGTGTAAGCCCATACTGAGTTTATAGGTCACTAGAGCTTCCAGGTTTTCATTAGGAGCAGCTATCTCATCGATTCTGTTTGAGTGACCAACAATGGTCTAGGAAAAACAGCAGAGGCCAGTGGTCCTACATTTAAGGtcatactggctatgtgaccttcaCCAAAGATTGCTTTTTATAGTGCGGATGTGGTTTAGAAAAGCTGACTCAATGGATGGCCAGTTTTTGAGGTCCTGCTACCAGGGTCTCAAGGATGGCGCCTGTTCTCCAGCCACCACAAGCATAGGATTGCCTACAAAGTGACTTCTGAGAGGAAGGGGCATTGGTCAtattgatgtagagaattatggctgtagcaaaaaacaaaatctgtaatcttttaatgctgttGAAATCAGGGAATCTTGTTAAGGGTATGGAAAGGTCtttttgctcttgagatgtaaattgactcttattgtttaatgtaaaatttgaatccagtcccATTTCCAACCCCCAAATCGAAGACGACCTCTATTGATTCTTTTGCCCTATGCGCCCAGAGAAGGGTCAAGGCTATAAAACCAGAGTTGAACCTCAGCTACAGGCCACCCTCtgtctttcctcatctctctcccCCTCTGCCTACCAAGCAACCAGGCTTTTGTTATTCATTCTGTCTTAAGTGCTAGTAgactcttccagaggaaaagtttcttttatctgtttactttgttatatttccataataaaatcctgagcagctttaacatcccagagaaggtacaaattcttttgcttttcagtggCCCCCAAATTCTTATGCTTATCTGGTGACCCCCAAAATCTTAGCAGCAGCAACATCAACTCATAAAACATATAAAGGGGCAAGGAGCTGTCAGTGGCAGGAGAAACTATACTGATCAAACCATGCATAGATGTTTTCAAGTACAAAGAACTTTTTTTATAATGGTGTTGAAATTTAAATGTGTGAAAAGTAAATCacagaactttaaaattgaaagGGACCCTTGGAGTCTTATCTAGTCCAGGGTAGCCAAACACACACCTTCCCATAACCACATTCAAATGGAATAAGCAAACAGTTTCTTAAAAAATGCTAATATGTGGCTTTCAATACAAATATGGGATTGTCAGGGAACCCTAGTCCTTGCCTTTCTGAGTATGACACTACTAACTAACCTTacctcattctacaaatgagggaCACCAGAGACCAGGGAAATGAGGTGTCCCACCAAGATTATTCAGCAAGTTGGGGGTGGTGGTAGAGAACATGCATTTAGAAACTGCCAACTGTGTACCAAGTGcttataaataaatgttatttcatttgaccttcacaatacCCCTAGGACTTAAGTGCCATCctttttacagatatggaaactgaggcaaagactaagtgatttgcctaggctcatacaactagtatctgaggatAGGTTTGAACTTAGGTGTATTATAATTTTACTCATTGTGCCACCCAGAAAATTTCtagggggaaaatagaaaaaagtcacTAAGAGATAGGAACTATGCTCATAAACTCAAGTTGGAAAACAGAATTTTATGTTTTACTAGTAAAGATATCTCACCTAAAGAGATTAAGAGGAGAGGGGATTTTCCTAAGTATCCCAAGTGacagtgaaataaaaatataatctcaACTGGATTGTTAAGGTAAATTTTCAGCTTAAAAAAAGGCCAAAACCTTGTTATGAAAAcagacaattaaaaaattttgtctTAGCTACTTTCTCATTATACTGATTGACCTCTCATTTATTATTGGCCATGGTAAAGCTACTCCAAGTGGGGAAAATTGCTCTGCTGGGTTTTACTTTTCTCtagatgtaaaatatttatattggcCATCTCACAAGATTATTTCAAGAAGCAAATAAGATTATATCAAAGAGCTTCTTCAAATCATAAAGcacaaaaaaatgcaaactattaTTTCTAAATTAGGGTATTCTAATCTCACAAGAGAAGTAACAATGAAATTAGAAAAGAACTTAACCAAACAATAGTTCATGTAATGGAATTGGAAGAGGACACACTATTTTTTAGCCTCATTCTTGATAGTTTTACCAAATTATgagatatttttaagttttagaatGACAACAGAGGGATAAGAAAATagtggataaataaaaaaataaaaataaatcttttccttCTATGATTTCCATCCTAATAAGTATCTGCTGCCACGATTCTTTGGGCCCAAAAGTAGAGCTAGAAAAGTAACAATAAACTAAAGACCCAGTCTTTTTGccagctaataataataattataatatatcaaTGCCAGGAGAAATTTCCATGATGAACAGTTCTACTACATCAAAGTATTATAATTAAAGAGGTATTTTTCTCATAAACGCACCATCACATTATCAAATTAACTTTTATAAGATAAAACATTagggacaaaaataaaaagaatggaacaTACAGCTGTCAAAAACAGAAACACCCACAAAATAGCACTAAGAAGTTTCAACAATGTTCCCCACATAATTTCATTAGaagggactaaaaaaaaaaagtgggggaggAGGAGTTAGAGGGTAGATGATGATAATGTGAAAGGAAGCTGGGAAtcatatttatttgtcttttgtaCAATGTAACtcttatattttacaaaaatggatATAATCATGCCCATAAAATTGTAATCCATGGCATCTGAAAGCAAACACTctgtaattatttaaaagaagggccttttttaaaattataatacaaaGGTCTGTGCTAGAGAAGCAGTCCTCCACTGTGCATTATAACAATAAGGCTTACTTTGAATACAAAGACTAATCACACATTCAGAGTTAGGAACCACTGGATTTAACAAACATCATTTTGTAATTGCTCTTTGCATCCTTCTTAGCTTTGGGGTCCTCCACTTCCTCTGGCTGTTCAGCAGCTTGTAGTTCTTCGGCAGACTCCTCTTTCTCAGACTCTGAATCACTCTCAGAGTCCTCTGGACTTTCAGGGTCAGGTGAATCATCATCGTCATCGTCATCATTTCCAGCAGCATCACCTTCCCCATCAGGATCctctaactaaaaataaaaaaggtacaTCCTTTTCATAATGCTATCTTCTTTTAGAAGACTCACCACAGGAATCTGAAAAGCCTGGCAGAAGTAAGGTAAAGTAATCTCTGCCAAAGATTTAACTTACTTTCCTTTTTCAACGTTATTATCCCAGTCTACATGttttgaaggacaaaaaaaaaaatcaactttagcTTAATTATTTTATAACGAGACCTTATGCATAAAATATTACTTTCTGGTAGTTAATAAATTATGAAACCTTAATGGATTATCACTATTCAATTCcaagttttaaaataatattaaggaTTAATATAGAACCCAAAGTGAcatgaggacaaaaaaaaaaatggaccctTCAATAGTCagttccaatttttaaaattactagaACATATCATATTAGGATTACTCTTAGAAAGCACTTGAAATATAGATAAAGCAGAATTCAGCATAAGGAAAGTCCAATTTTAAGGTATCTTATTTATAAAACAATCCTAGGTAAGGTATCAAATCCAAAAGGGTCACATAGATCCCATAATACTCCAGAGTGAAGCCTGAACTTGATTAAAAATGCAACTTTATATAGAAGtgtgtagttttctaagtcaatatatggccTGTTGGTATCAGTAACTATGGTATAGTGGCCATTTCAAATAGTTTCACATCACTGTTCTAGATGATCTGAGGGCAGGaacccttttttttaaatatatgtagcCTCTCATCATATTAGGTTGTTCAagctgaatctttttttttgtattgccaACAATCCCCAGGTTAGTATTAATTAACACTCATCAATTTTATTTGGTTGCTGTCTTCCCAATGAATGAAAATAAGTTAATCACTACCTCACTGAAGCCAAGTCCACAATGTCGTCGATATCTCCCTGATAATTTACTGTCCATACTCTGTTGATACTGTGACTCCagttcttcattcattttcttatcttcttccccTGCATGTCCAGTGTACTTTGGTTATGTTtcagtcaaattaataaaaacatttgatTACACAAAACAACCATAATACAGATGGCTATAATATACAGGgctgatttttaaaagtaatgatTTAATAACTGTAAATTCATGGATGTACTGGAACTCCACAAGAATTTACCCAATAGACCAAAATGTTCAAATTGAACTatcaaagaacttttttttctataCTTATGATTAATTGTTGAATCAGCATTCTCAATGTCAAAAAAGTGTTCAACCCAACAACTCTAACCAGGCAAATCAGGTATCATAAGGTTGTACAGTCTCAGAATATTGGTTGTGgttacccttttttttttgattaaaaaaatgaaagaggtaaGGGCAAGAAgttaattttgtttgtattttcttttgaaaattcaaCTGTCAATAAACTGTCTTATACATCCCCTAAACTCCaaaattccttctattttccttttgtttcctctGCATGAAAATTTATTATGGTAAGTTAATATATTTACTAATacccatttttatatatgaaactatataaaaagaatttcaacCTTTAGTAACCCAAACAACAATCAACTTTACTGTGTCGTTACTATTTGTTTGATTCACAAAGTTctcaatttaaaagaatattagcAGCAAAACCCTGTATCTTCTAGATGAGTCAAGAACTAGAACTTTTTCAGTTAAAccacaaaaaatttaaatttagtt
The Macrotis lagotis isolate mMagLag1 chromosome 3, bilby.v1.9.chrom.fasta, whole genome shotgun sequence genome window above contains:
- the C3H11orf58 gene encoding small acidic protein isoform X1, translated to MSAARESHPHGVKRSASPDDDIGSSNWEAADLGNEERKQKFLRLMGAGKKEHTGRLVIGDHRSTSHFRTGEEDKKMNEELESQYQQSMDSKLSGRYRRHCGLGFSELEDPDGEGDAAGNDDDDDDDSPDPESPEDSESDSESEKEESAEELQAAEQPEEVEDPKAKKDAKSNYKMMFVKSSGS
- the C3H11orf58 gene encoding small acidic protein isoform X2, coding for MCYSLKLDAPGELEIGSSNWEAADLGNEERKQKFLRLMGAGKKEHTGRLVIGDHRSTSHFRTGEEDKKMNEELESQYQQSMDSKLSGRYRRHCGLGFSELEDPDGEGDAAGNDDDDDDDSPDPESPEDSESDSESEKEESAEELQAAEQPEEVEDPKAKKDAKSNYKMMFVKSSGS